From the genome of Aspergillus oryzae RIB40 DNA, chromosome 4:
CGGCTGCCGCTATTCTCATCGGGGAAGACACAGTTCCAAAGGACAAGGGGAGCGTCGGAAGCCATCTCATAGGTCGGCTTACGCGGGTTCTTGGTTATGTCTAACAGGTCCGGCACAATAGTCGGTGGCTCGAGCCCCTGGCCCACTAGGAACAAAATACCCACCATGTGCCGCACCTGATGCCATAGAAAAGCGGATCCTCTCAAGTTAAATACATATACTTGAGAAGGGGTTGGCGAAGGAGACTCTGGCGACCCGGGAGTTTGTTGCGCAGCAGGGTCTTCTAGAGCTTGGAATCCCGGTTGACTGACGTAGCCCAGTGGGCTGCTTCGCGGGTCAAGGAGCTCAATGTCAGAATGGTAGATGACTCTCTCGAAATTTTCGATTTGTTTGCTGGTGTCCAGTTTGCAGAAGTTACGGAAGTCATGGACTCCCTCAAAGTACTTAGCAGCTTCGCGCATAGCCTCAATGTCTAACCAACCCTCTCTGTATTTTGCGCGGCTATCTCCCGCCTTATTGTTTGCACGCGAGGTAAATCCAAGAGGTCCTGGCGTTGGGGAGAAGGCGGGTTGGGTAAAGAAATATTTGTAATGGCGTTCCCGGCAAGAGAAACGGGCGTCGAAGCCTTCCGGGGGGTGTGGACACCATGCCAGGACCCGGATATCCTCTGGAAGCACTCTGTTCAGAATACTTACGTATGGTAATTCATCAGCGATATCATCCCAATTATCTTGAGCGGTATCGTCTAAAGcagaagcttcttctccggtcTGCATAGTAGTATCCGAGCTAGGGTCCGCCTGCGCAACATCATCACGCTTAGGTCGTGCGCTTCGTACCCTAAGGCCGATGACTTGTCCAAAGGCACTGACACCCCGGTCAGTCCGGCCAGCCTTAGAATACTGATATCCTTCCCAATTGATCAAATAAGGTTTCAATTCCCTCGGGCCCCTGGTATCTTCAAACCCATCCGCCTCTCCATTCTCCGGGAAAATCAGACGAGTCTTCCGCAAAGCCTTCCacatctcttcttcaatcgtAGGGAGTGGTGTGACATTTCCATTGGCATGTTCAAGACCGTTGTACCGTTGCCCCAGATATGCGAACTTCAGAGCTATGAACCGGGTATTGTATCTGGAAGGATCAATCACTCGGGGCTGCTTCGGGGGACGATTCGGCGCGCGAGTATGTGTGATATCGTCCTCTGGGGGAGGCTGGTATTTGCGCGCTCCCTTCTTTGAGGAAAACTTCGCTGTCTCGGCGGGGGTATCGAGCGCTGGGTTCGAAGGTACAAATTCGTTTGCGACTTTCGATGAAGTAGCGAACTCCGCATTACGTGAGTGCAGCTGGCGCTCCAACTCTGTAATTCTGGAGATCAGATTCTCCGGGGTCCAGGTCGAGTAGTCGGTTTGACCCTGAGGTGGAAGTGATTCCCCGGCGCCGGACATGGCTTGAGACTCAACTTGCGCGTGGGGATGATTGAGAAACAGAAAGGTTCGTTTGGTCAAATGACGTTGTGTAATGCGACTCGGATTGGAACAGAGTCTGCTTTGAACTCTCCACATTCCCCTGGAGCTGGCGAAAATGGTTTGTTGTACCCACTAAACTTTGAAAGTAGTTGGCGGGGGACAGATGTTGGAAATTTTTAAAGTCATTTTTGTTAAGTAATTTAATATCCGTGTATGGTAATTTTACGGAGATCTGCTAGATCTACTTTAGATGAGAAACAGTGGCTTTGGATTTTACATGCATCGTCTTGGGAGTTCTTATCATAGGATCTGCTTAATAAATCGAGTTTGTAATAATCTAACCCAGAGAAACGTACTTATCAATGCCGCTTTACTTTGTCATGGATGCATTCCAAGTAGATATGACATCTGCTTTATATCTCTCCGTTCGATTAACCTTCACAGTACCCAATCTCAACTACTCAAACACACGATAACTTCAGCCAAGTTCAGGAAAGCTCTGCTACACAATCACTTTTTTATTCTAATCACACACACTGACAGGCCTTCGAATATACTGCAATACAGCACCTCGTGAATTCGACCTAATGACGAAGCAAGAAAGTCCGGACCAGGAGAACACAGTCACCATCCTCCTACTAGGAGACCCAGGATGCGGTAAAACGACATTCTTATCGTAAGTCTATACCGGAAAGCAGCTGAGAATCCAAGACCCTTATCGGATCTTCCAAGACGTCCCTTACTGCCGGAACTTTCTATGCCTGCATTCTATCTTTTAGCGGAATACTGATCTATCGACCCAGAGCATTGAAACAAGGGCGCAGTAGGCTTAATGGAAATGACTCGCATAGTCAAGCTGAGCCTTTACGGGACAGTGACCAGCCCTTCCTTTATGATATCCGTTTCTCAAAGAAGTCATTTAGCCTCGAGTTATATGATACTGCATGTCCTAATCAGCACTGGTCCACATTGAAGCCGGACGTGGTTCTTCTGGCTTTTGATATATCCAACAGAGATACTTTGACCAATCTCAAAACAGTGAGTTTACATATTTATCGAATCTTCTCTATGTCAATCATAATTACTGATCTTCTTAGTGGCGACACGATATTATCCGGTACTTCCAACATGGTCAGGGGGAACGGATCCCCGTTATGATGGTAGGCTTGAAAAGAGATTTGAGGGTAGAAGGCGAAGGTATCATCTACCCGCAAGAAGTAAGTACATCAACCTGAAAAACCTCCTTATGAGCCATGTTTGCCGTGCCTTAGTGTATATGCGAAAACTAACCCGAGCAGACATATCGAATCGCACAAGAGCTCCGGTGTGACCGTTACGCAGAGTGTTCTGCTGTTACGGGAGAACTTTTGGCAGAAACGTTCGAAGATTTAGCGAGGCTTGCAGGCATGACAACCACGGATCGTGGGGGGCAGACGCAGGGTGGCTGTGTAGTCAGTTGACAGGGGAGCGAATATATGTAGAGTGTTGCGATACCCTTTTTAcgataatatatatctattctaGTTGATCTACCAAAAGTAGGAAGTTAATTTACTTTATTATGCAAACATGGAGacgaaaaaggaaatttaTGATATGTGCCTGATGCCTATCCATGCCTCCTAATACGAGTCTACGTGTCGATCTACGTTCAGTGCCTTATCCGGGGTTACTCGGAATACTGCTGATACACGATAGAACATGCATATGGTAGCTAGTATCACGTTTCATTTACGACTAAAATCAACATGCAGGGAGAAACCAAGGTAACGGCTAAGTCCACCTTGTGGAAATTGACAGCACAGGGCTTTCCCCCAGAAGCTCACCGAGATAATAGAACAACTGGATATCTTTCCCTCGTAAGCGCCAGTCAATTTTTGACAATGCTATTCCTCCCCGATGCACCATGGACAAGACGTGATAACGGACTGTAAAAAACGAGACTTCGCTGTAGCATACCAAGGGAAGTAGAAAAGTTGTAGGGTTCCCGATCAGAAACTTCGAtcactttttctcctttttttcttcttgcttttgaaATAGGAGTTTTCAAACAGAGACTAGGATAGACATGTCAAGAGAAGTTTTCTTTGCGGGAGATGCTGTCGGTTACTCGTCAGATCATgggtgaagagaaaatataaAACGTCAGTCCTCCTCAGCGCCAATTTTCGCAGAAAAAACTCATGCCCCTCGTAACAGCTGTCCATTGTCGCTATTCATTTTATTTACCACTTGCCCTCAGCAGGCTGGGTCTCAGCCCAGCTCTCACCAGCAGCGGCAGGAGCGGAGCTGGCGGCCCAGTCGGCACCATCAGCCTCCCAGCTGGTAGGACCAGCAGCGCTAGCAGCAGCGAAAGCAGTGCCAGGaacaccagcaccagcacccTGGGTGTCCCAGTTCTCACCAGCGAAGCCAGACTCAATGGCACCGGCACCGACCTCCTCGGCAGTAGCAACCTTGGACTCATCGGCGATCTCCTtgttctcctcggcctcagGGTCGCGGTAGAAGTAGAGGTCAGGAACGACATCCCACTCGGTCTCGCGGGTAGCGAGGGTACCGCGGAGACGGAGGACCTCACGGGCAAGCATCCACCAAACCAGACCGATGGAGTGACGACCCttgttgttggtggggaTAGCAACGTCAACGAAGTCGGTGGGGGAGTCAGTGTCGCAAAGAGCGAGGACGGGGATGTTGACGTAGCTAGCCTCCTTGATGGCCTGAGAGTCGGTGCGAGGGTCGGTAACGATGATGAGACGGGGCTCCTTGAAAGAGCGGGTGATGTAGTTGGTGAAGTTACCGGGGGTGAAACGGCCGGCGATGGCGGTGGCACCGGTGTGGGCAGCGAACTTCAGGACAGCACGCTGACCATAAGGACGAGCGGAGATCACACAGATATCGGCGGGATTCTCGACAGCCGCAATGATACGGGCAGCCAAAAGGATCTTCTCCCTGTAATTTGCGCGCATGTTAGTTTTTCCACGTAGCGAAACCCGCAAATTTTCCGCTGAGTCGCATACCAGGTCTTGCCAATGTTGATGACATTGACACCGTCAGGGCGAGTCTTCCAGAGGTAAGGCTCCATGTGCACCTGGAGGTTCTTGGAACCCAGGTGGCACTGAGCAGCGAGCAGCTGCTCAATGTCCTGCTGGGTGGGGTTGAAGATCGGGGGAAGCTGAGAGGGGGCCATGGTGGGCGATTGATATTGCAATGAACAGCGAATTGAATATATCAATCGACTGGCGCTTGTCGCAGTGGTGATGACGGGAAAAAGACTGACGCGAAGGTGAACTTTAGCCCTCCGCGTTTGGATGATTTTCGTTTGTGAATTTTAGGGCTAGGGTACGAATATTCGGAGCCTCAGGCCTCCACTTTGCCATCAAATCACGTGATTGTGTCTTGCTGAATACGGGTTAGCTCCGTTTTCGGCCTTCGAGATTTCGGAGACTTCACAGTCTTTGGACGTAAAGGTTGCCAGAGCTGGAGCTGTTGGTTGCCTTGCGAAGGTTGAATTCACCAAGCAGTTTCTACGGATATGCCTCCAcgattcctcttccagccTTCCTTCAAGGCCTTTACTGGTAAGCCTCAATCCTGGCCATTGTGTTGCGTGTTATTAACCGGCTGTGCTAGGGTCTTCGCATGTTCAGAGCCCGCTTGCTGCGCTTTCATTGATTGCTTCCAGGACATCTATCAGAGCGGGATCCGCCGAGACTAGGGAACGCCGAAGACATGATCCGTTTTTGATGGCACAGTCACGTCAGCGCAAAGCCGCCAATCTGTCTCGTCAACAAGCTCTTGCCGAAGAACGCGAAAGCTCTCTCGGCGATCCTGTGGAGAGTGCACCCACTCCATTCATCCAAGAGCTCAAAACGGTCAAATCTGGGCCACAAGCCCCTTCAAGCTCAGATGCCAGACTCAACTACTTCGTCACTCCCGAGGGACTCCAGGAGGCCATGGAATATTCGAAAGCCTTGACATCTCCCCTCGAAAACCCAGACAGAGACACTGCAGACCCTCAACTTGAGAAGGAGGCATCCGAGAGACATCTTCAGGAACATCGCAATGCTCAGGAGGCAATCAGCCGTATCGTGAAGATCAGTAACGGAAACACGCAAGATCAGATGCGCCTACATATCCAGAACTGCATTGAAACGTTTGGACGGCACAATACCGACAAGACTTTGCCGCCGAAACCTGCAGCTGTATCGCATCAGTCCGCTACTGAACATCCCGAGAAAACCCCTCGAGTTGGCCAGGATACCGGTTCTCCGGAAGTTCAGGTTGCTATCCTCACTGCAAAGATTCTGAACTTGTCTAGACACTTGCAGACAACCAACAAAGATAAGCATAACAAGAGAAACTTGAGACTCCTCGTGCATAAGCGACAGAAGTTGCTTCGGTACCTGCGCAGGAAGGAGCGGGGTGGTCCAAGATGGCAGCACTTGATCGAAACCTTGGGCCTGTCGGATGCTGCTTGGAAGGGTGAGATTAGCATGTAATGGCTCGGTAGCGTTTGTATTGTTATGTTTTCATTTGTTTCCTATCATATTTTTAAGTCAATATTGGCGTGTAACTATATGGCATCCATACCTGCCCTGTGTGCTGCAAGAGCTCACTTGTTTGCCTGGTCTTTTTTATGTTTCTTATCTACAGACTTACCGTGTACAAGTATTACAATTCTACATTTCAGAAAACTATTTAAAGCGATTAGGTGATATGTGTTACCATGCGCAAGCAATCTGGCATCCCACTAGTTGTCCCTTGTACTTGCATAAGTAAAATTAATCTATGGAAAAACAAAGCATGCTGTATCTCACTTCAGTAATATATACCAGCACTTTGTATTCTATTAGGACCACTATGAGAATAATATTTTGACCCaaaatgatatcaaaattTAGCCGATTTTTTTCCAAGATGCcgaaagacaagaaatagaaagaaaaaagttgAAGTCATTCAGAGTTAAATTGGCCGGGTGTAGACTTCATTGGGTGGACAACTGACCGCCTCATGATTTTGCCAGGCCATGGTCCCGAGTTTGAAAATCATTGCGAAAGTTCTCTGGTATCCCAGTAACACCGCGTCGTTTATGCTTCGGATTTGTTGAACCAGGTAAGTGAATGTCAATTTCTGACTTGGAAGGGCGCGTCATAGAAACACAACAGTGGAGTGTAAACAGAAGCCCCCTCTCTCCACACCTCTCTATTTCTCACATTTCCCTACATTACTATCCATCCAACTAATTCCACAGCACACACGCTGAAGCCCATACTGTATCAAGCTTTTATCTCTTCATCTGTGAACCTCTGTTGTTCTTGAAGAGGGAGCTCCTCTATTAGGTAGATCACTTAGTgaaccttttcttctgccgCTCTGAGCTTCGACTAAGCCAACAGTCGCCCTCAGTCGGCAATCCGTTAAAATGCGAACTCGATCGCAGCAAGCATCGCCTGGCGGCTTTCTATCCCTCGATGACAGCGCTCCACGTCGGACAAGGTCTACAAGGAACACCTCGCAACCTAACGCGCAATCTTCATCCTCTACAAAAACCACAACTCAACCCAAAGGCCAAGGCACGACTAAAAGGACTACCACAAGCAGAGTCGCAAAGACACAGACGCGAAAAGCCCCTCAGCGAGCGACGAGAAAGTCAACTCGCAAGACGGAGAATCAAATGGCGGATGGTAGCCCACATGAATCCCATAAAAATGGAGAACGCGCCCAGACCGCGCCCCTGGACGACAAAGAAAACCTCACAAATGAGTCCCAGGACCCAGATTCTGTTACACTGGCAGATAGTACAGTTCTTTCAGAGCCAAAAAGCTCTTCCCTTACGCGTGAGTACCCTATGGATGCAGAATACATacaaccccccaaaaccCCACCCCCCGCTCGGTCAGCGCTTCCCTGATAAACCGCCAAACACCGTCGATCCCAAATAGTATCAATGTCAGATGGACAATATCAGCGACATAGGGTCGCCCTTATCTGAGCGGTCGAGGACACCGTTTTTCGATGGTGGTGGCATATCGCTCTCCGGTCTTCCCTTCGAGGAAGCCCTCGTCGCGAGGATAGGGGAGCCCTTGGTGCTGGGAGTGGAACCTAGCATCTCTGAGCCAGCTGTGGTGGAGCCAACCGCAGCAGAATGCAGAGAGTCAGCTGTATTAGCCCTTGCAGCCTTTACTGCAGATGACTTCAGTGAGATGTCGGGGACTGACTCCACCTCCACTTTTGCTGCGGACTccgaaggaagaatggtagTTCAGCGGGTTGGCTATTGCTGAATCTGTCCCTTGCTCTTCTGCGGCCGTTCTTCAACGCTGTCGCCCGCCTTGCCAATATGGCTACTCGAAACACAGTTGCCTGTTGGAGAGATTCCCAGATTAGGTGGTTTCTTCCAGACCGCCGCCAACTCCGAGGCAACTGTTATTTCGGGTGCCTCTGTTGATACCCCTACGTTGGCCTCGATCTTTTCCGAGATTGTGCCATGTCCGCCAACGGACATCTTTAAGCCTCCGGAGCGGGTATAGCAGAGACCTCACACACTGTTGATTCGATCTCTATCTACGACGAACCTTACAGCGTGGGAGGTCCGTTGGTATCTGTAGCGTTGGCGGAGGTGCCTGAATTGATACCAGGTCTTCTACTCCACCCAGCTGAGGCAGAGCCCGCAGCGCCATCTTTCACTCAGTCGACTCCGTCGACTCGTACCGCGGGTCTCTTATCTACATGGTC
Proteins encoded in this window:
- a CDS encoding putative Rho-like small GTPase (predicted protein) — translated: MTKQESPDQENTVTILLLGDPGCGKTTFLSQAEPLRDSDQPFLYDIRFSKKSFSLELYDTACPNQHWSTLKPDVVLLAFDISNRDTLTNLKTWRHDIIRYFQHGQGERIPVMMVGLKRDLRVEGEGIIYPQETYRIAQELRCDRYAECSAVTGELLAETFEDLARLAGMTTTDRGGQTQGGCVVS
- the rps0 gene encoding 40S ribosomal protein uS2 (40S ribosomal protein SA (P40)/Laminin receptor 1) yields the protein MAPSQLPPIFNPTQQDIEQLLAAQCHLGSKNLQVHMEPYLWKTRPDGVNVINIGKTWEKILLAARIIAAVENPADICVISARPYGQRAVLKFAAHTGATAIAGRFTPGNFTNYITRSFKEPRLIIVTDPRTDSQAIKEASYVNIPVLALCDTDSPTDFVDVAIPTNNKGRHSIGLVWWMLAREVLRLRGTLATRETEWDVVPDLYFYRDPEAEENKEIADESKVATAEEVGAGAIESGFAGENWDTQGAGAGVPGTAFAAASAAGPTSWEADGADWAASSAPAAAGESWAETQPAEGKW
- a CDS encoding mitochondrial 37S ribosomal protein uS15m (predicted protein) encodes the protein MPPRFLFQPSFKAFTGSSHVQSPLAALSLIASRTSIRAGSAETRERRRHDPFLMAQSRQRKAANLSRQQALAEERESSLGDPVESAPTPFIQELKTVKSGPQAPSSSDARLNYFVTPEGLQEAMEYSKALTSPLENPDRDTADPQLEKEASERHLQEHRNAQEAISRIVKISNGNTQDQMRLHIQNCIETFGRHNTDKTLPPKPAAVSHQSATEHPEKTPRVGQDTGSPEVQVAILTAKILNLSRHLQTTNKDKHNKRNLRLLVHKRQKLLRYLRRKERGGPRWQHLIETLGLSDAAWKGEISM
- a CDS encoding uncharacterized protein (predicted protein) — translated: MDNISDIGSPLSERSRTPFFDGGGISLSGLPFEEALVARIGEPLVLGVEPSISEPAVVEPTAAECRESAVLALAAFTADDFIACWRDSQIRWFLPDRRQLRGNCYFGCLC